The Oscillatoria sp. FACHB-1407 region TGCAAGTTTCAAGAAATGGCGGCGTGAAGATTTGGAGTGATCCGTCATAGTGATCCTCTTTAGGAAAAGAATAGAGATGAATAGAGTGGAGAAGCGGAGACGAGAATAGTTCAACAGATGGATTTAGATGATTTGTTTGCGAGCCTGTAGCGTCATTATCAACACTGCAACTGTCAATGTGGGCAGCGCGATCGCCCAAAAGCCAACCATCACCAGCGCCAGCGCACCTGTTGCGGCACCCACAACAAATCCCACCAGAACATTGCCAAACTTCACCATGCGTTTTTTGACCGCTTCTCGTGAAGGGGGATTGGCTTCTTCCCCTACAGGATGACTGAGTCCAATAAGCTGAGACAGGTCAATCACGAATTGGGTAACATTGCCCGTCATAACGGTGGTAGGAGCTAACGTACCAAATGCCTCTTTCATCAGGGCGTTCTGCACACCCATTGCAAAGACTCCTGCTGAACCGACGGTAAACAGGATTCCCGGTGGAATTGGTTGACCTGTCTGTGGAATCAGCACCACGCTCACCCCCAGAAAAATTAGTAAACACAGAGCTTCCAACCACAAGAGGCTAGACGGTTGGCAACGACGCGATCGCCAGTAAGCAACGGTACAAATCACTGCCACCATAAACACAGGAATCACTGCCAATCTCACCCACACATCCTGTTCACCTGTTCCAACTATTTCGGCTCCCGCTACGATGAGATTACCAGTCACATGGGCGGTAAATAGACCATTCAACCCCACATAGCCTAGAGTGTCTACG contains the following coding sequences:
- a CDS encoding YoaK family protein; this translates as MASQHREHLLTAILGWVAGYVDTLGYVGLNGLFTAHVTGNLIVAGAEIVGTGEQDVWVRLAVIPVFMVAVICTVAYWRSRRCQPSSLLWLEALCLLIFLGVSVVLIPQTGQPIPPGILFTVGSAGVFAMGVQNALMKEAFGTLAPTTVMTGNVTQFVIDLSQLIGLSHPVGEEANPPSREAVKKRMVKFGNVLVGFVVGAATGALALVMVGFWAIALPTLTVAVLIMTLQARKQII